The following DNA comes from Corallococcus exiguus.
GCCTGCTGCGCGAGTACCAGCGCTACTACAACGCGAGCCGGACGCACCTGTCGCTCGGGAAAGATGCGCCTGAGACGCGTGAGGTGCAGGGCACGGAGCACGGAGCCAAGGTGATAGAGCTACCTATCTGCGTTCGCAGGACGGGAGGGGAGTGTCCACGCGCGGGCAGAGAGGTGTTGAGGCGTCTGAGCCGGGCGTAATTCCGACCTCCATCAAATGGAAGAGAGGACCCAGCGGCTCGTCATGCGCATCGCTCACGTCATGACGCGCATTTTGACGCAGCTTTGACGCACTGATGACGCAGCGACCGAATTTTGGGTAGGCACAACCCGCCCACCGTCCGCCACGTCGCGTCGACTCACGCATGTTCGTCCGAGTCGGGAACGGAGATGTCATGGCGCGCGAGCAGCCTCCGGAGCTGCGTGCGGTGCATGCCGAGCGCTTCCGCCGTGGCGGTCACATTGCCTCCGTTCTGGCGCAGGGCGTGTTCGATGCGGGTGCGCTCGTCAGCGGGAAGGGGCTTCGCCTTCGAGGGCGCCTTCCGGGGCGGCGCGCGCGGGGCTTCGGGAGGCAGAGACAAGGCCGGCCCGAAGGCCGCTCCGGCGTCAGGCTTGAGATGACATCCCTCGACCCGAGATGCGCCTCGCAGGTGCGACGCATGTTCGGCGACGCCCAGCTCGGACATCAGCTCGCGAACGTTGCCGGGCCAGGGCCTGCGCAGACACTCCTCGACCAACGAGACGTGCAGGCTTCTCCCGGGCGACAGCCCCCGCTCGAGCAACAGGGGAATCTCCTCGGGCCGCTGGCGCAGCGGTGGCAAGGTGACGTCGGGCCGGCCGATACGGAAATACAGGTCCTCGCGCAGCCGTCCGCTTGCCACCTGTGCGCGCAGGTCCTTGTTGCTGGCGCAGCAGACGTGCAGGTCGATCCGCTGCGCCTTGGAAGCCCCCAGCGCGAGCACCTCTCGGTTCTCGAGCACTCGCAAGAGCTTGGCCTGCACCGCCAGGTCCAGCTCCACGACCTCGTCGAGGAACAGGGTGCCGCCATCCGCGGACTGGAGGTATCCCTGCGCATCCACGTCAGCCCCCGAGTAAGCCCCCTTCCGAGCACCGAACAGCAACCGCTCCGCGAGACTCTCGGGAATGGCCGCGCAATTGACGGCGATGAAGGGACCACTTCTCCGAGGGGAGAGCGCGTGGAAGGCGCGCGCCACGCCTTCCTTTCCGGTGCCACTCTCTCCCTGGATGTACAGTGAATGGCCGAGGCTGGCCTGGGAGACCTCCTTGAGCAGGCCTTGCATCGCGGGCCCTCGCACGAACTGCTCCACGACTTCGACCCCGTGGAGCTCGAGCGGCCGCAGGTCCATGCTGGGAACGAAGAGCGAGTCCCCCATGCGCACCACGCGCCGTGCTTCATGAGCAGTCCCCTTGGGAATGGCCACTCCATCCACGAACGTGCCGTTCTGGCTCCCCAGGTCCGTCACCCAGAATCGTTGCCCATCGAAGCGGACCTGGGCATGGCGCCGCGACATCTTCGCGTCCTGGACCTCTCCCAGCGCGGCGGTGCCTCGCCCCAGTTCCAGCGCGCCCTCTTTCAAGCGCAGCGCCACGGCCATGGCCTTTCCCCCACCAAAGAGTCGCATCAGGCCCGGGACACGTGCCTCTGCGTCCGTGCCCGCGCCAGCGGCCCCCCTGCTCGCGCGCAGCGTCGACCGCTCCTGTTCCGTTTCCATGACGGCCATCCTATAGGTCGAACAGGGAGTTCTCAGGAATTCGAGGTCCGCGCCGTACCGTGGCGTGGTATTCGGCAAACAAGACATACGCCTGGATGGAATGGACATGCCCCTGAAGCAAGCCCCCCGCCCCTCCGCGTTCGACTCGCGGGCGAGGTCGCGGCTGCTGTCTCTCTTGATGCTGTTCCTGGCCCCCGGGGTCAGCGGTTGCTGTGCATTGTTCCCCGGGAGCAAATCTTGCGTGAAACCCACGCCGCCTCCCGGAGAGCCCGACCTCAACGAAGGCCTGCCCGTGCGGGACTGCAGCGTGGAGACCTGTGTGCTCGGAGCGGGAGCACAGCAACTGACTCCCTTGGAATGTCCGACGGGACAACCCAACTGCCAGCCTCCAGATACGAACGGCCTGGGCATCTTCATCGTCGAGGGCGGCACATACTGCTTCGTGGCGGATGGTGCATCGCGCTTCTGTCCTGAAGCCTTCGTGAACCTCCCGGCGTCGGACGCAGCGCGGCTCCCCCATGTCCAGTTGATGGGCAGGGACCCGGTCGCACACGGGAACTCGGTCGTCGGATACCCCCTGGTCGGAGCCCTTCAGCACCCACAGGATCCCGACACCTACGAGAACGTGCGGATTCACAGCATCCAGGCGGAGGGCACCGAGCTCACCGTGAACTACTGTCGTGAATCCAGCGACTGCTTGGACACCAGTCAGCTCCGTCCCCTCCGGGGTGACGACCTCCGCCGACTGAAACTCATGACGACGCTCAGGGGCGACGACCGCGAAGCCAGAAGAGAGGTCATCTTCGAGGTGGCCGTGAGGCCCCGCCCCGAGGCATCGACCCGGTTCCACAAGTATGACATCCTCTACCGGGAACCCACTCCCGGACGCCCTTGGGTGAATCACTGTGACCCGAGAGGCGCCGAAGCCCCCGGCAGGGACGCCACTGCATTTCTGCCCGGACTCCGCATCAACAGCGTGAACGCAGCCGTCGAGCACGTCCCGGCGTGGACCACCCTCGGCTGTGAATCGGGCGCCATCGTCACGTGCCTCGACTGGGGCTATGCCCCCTGGAACCCCGACACGGGCGTCTACAACGGGCTCCACGGCCATGTCTTCGGCGCGTGCCTGCAGGCGAAGCGCGCCGCGTACTTCGTCGGACACGGAGACCTCACCAGCTACACCCGGAATGGCACGCGCATCGACAAGCGCGACGAGTTCGGCTTGGGGAGGAGCGCGAACAACCAGATCGCGGAGCTTCGAGCGCTGGAGGCGCTCTGGAGCCCCCAGGGCGCGGTCTGTCTCAACGTGGAGAATCGCCGGGTCCCCGGCATCACCCTGCCCGACGGCGTGCACGGCGTGCCCCCCTGCGACAAGCCGCCCACGTGGACACCCACGGGAAAGCTCGCGACGGGGCCGCTCACCCCCGCGCCGGATTGAGCCCCGCTTCGCGAAGCGCCTCCTCGTACTCCCGCCGGAGCAGCGGCTGGAGCTCGAGGGCCCTCGACAGCGACTCGCGGGCCTGACGCAGCCACTCGGCGCGAGCCTGCGCTCCGCTCGCCAGCCGGGCCTGGAGCAGCCGCAGCCCGCCACGGACGGCATGGGCCGAGGCCAGCTTCGGGTCCAGCGTGAGCGCCAGCTCCACCTGCGCGAGGCCCTCGGAGATGAAACCGGGGGCCTCGCTCGGCGACACGGCTTGCGCCAGCCGCAGGCAGGCGCTCGCGAGCACCTGGTGGGACTCGTTGTATGGATGTATCTCCACCGCCCGCCGGGCCTCGGCGCGCGCGAGCTGGAGGTGTCGCAGTCCAGGCCGTCCGCTCCGTCGTGCCCAGTCGGCCTCCACGAGCGCCAGCCGCGTGCGCAGGACCTGGCAGTCGGCGCACCTCGCATCTCCGCGCGACGCGGCGGCCAGGGCTCGCTGGCCCTCCTGGAGCGCGGCACCGGGGTCCCTGTCTTCTCCCACGGCCTGGGTTGCCGAGAACAGGTGCTCCATCGCGAGGAAGAAATGGGTCCGCCCGAAAGTCGGATTGATGGCGAGGGAGCGCTCGAACCAGCCGGAAGCGCGCTCCAACGACGCCCGCGCATCCGCTCCCGAGGCAACGAGGTACTCCACGCGGAGCAGCTCCGAGAGCCCCAGCTTGTTCAGCGCGGAGTGGAAGTTGCCGTTGATGGCGAGCGCCGCCTCCCCCGCCGCGATGGCCTTGCGCACCTCAGGCTCCGGGTCGAGTCCGCGCGCGAGCCCCTGCGCCGCCATCGCGTTGTACAGCTCCGCCAGGTTCGAGTAGCCGAACACGTATTTCGGGTCGTATCTCACGGCCAGACGCAGGAGGCGTTCCGCCTCGGCGTAGGAGGCGGACGGGTCCTCTCCGCGCTCGCGCTGGCGATTCCCCCGCCAACGATGCACCAGGGACAGGTCGTTGAGTCCCCATGGGTATTGGGGTTGGAGCTCGAGGGCCCGGCCCAATCGGGAGATGGCCTCGTCCCAGGCAGGCTCGGGGTCTCTTCCCTCCCAGGACGCCTGGAGCCCTTGGAAGAAATAGCCGACCCCCAGGATGTCATGCGCCTGGATGTCCCGAGGGGACAGCTCCACCGCGCGAGACGCGGTCGCGAGGCAGTCGGTGAGGATTCGTTTCGGGTCCAGCCCCTCGCCTCCGGGATTCGCGGCGCGGTAGCGATTGATGAGGATGAAGGCCTTGCGGGTGTATCCGGCTCCACGAGACGGCGCGGCCTGGATGCCCTGCTCCGCCGCGGCCAGCGCCTTCTCCAGCG
Coding sequences within:
- a CDS encoding sigma 54-interacting transcriptional regulator; protein product: METEQERSTLRASRGAAGAGTDAEARVPGLMRLFGGGKAMAVALRLKEGALELGRGTAALGEVQDAKMSRRHAQVRFDGQRFWVTDLGSQNGTFVDGVAIPKGTAHEARRVVRMGDSLFVPSMDLRPLELHGVEVVEQFVRGPAMQGLLKEVSQASLGHSLYIQGESGTGKEGVARAFHALSPRRSGPFIAVNCAAIPESLAERLLFGARKGAYSGADVDAQGYLQSADGGTLFLDEVVELDLAVQAKLLRVLENREVLALGASKAQRIDLHVCCASNKDLRAQVASGRLREDLYFRIGRPDVTLPPLRQRPEEIPLLLERGLSPGRSLHVSLVEECLRRPWPGNVRELMSELGVAEHASHLRGASRVEGCHLKPDAGAAFGPALSLPPEAPRAPPRKAPSKAKPLPADERTRIEHALRQNGGNVTATAEALGMHRTQLRRLLARHDISVPDSDEHA
- a CDS encoding ADYC domain-containing protein; its protein translation is MNLPASDAARLPHVQLMGRDPVAHGNSVVGYPLVGALQHPQDPDTYENVRIHSIQAEGTELTVNYCRESSDCLDTSQLRPLRGDDLRRLKLMTTLRGDDREARREVIFEVAVRPRPEASTRFHKYDILYREPTPGRPWVNHCDPRGAEAPGRDATAFLPGLRINSVNAAVEHVPAWTTLGCESGAIVTCLDWGYAPWNPDTGVYNGLHGHVFGACLQAKRAAYFVGHGDLTSYTRNGTRIDKRDEFGLGRSANNQIAELRALEALWSPQGAVCLNVENRRVPGITLPDGVHGVPPCDKPPTWTPTGKLATGPLTPAPD